A genomic segment from Saprospiraceae bacterium encodes:
- a CDS encoding RNA-binding protein produces the protein MNIFVAKLSFDTHEEDLREAFEAYGEVSSAKIIMDKFTGKSKGFGFIEMDNDEEGQNAIDGLNDTEFDGRTIVVKKAEPRESRGGGGGGRGGNRGGGGGYGGGNRGGGGGYGGGGGNRGGGGGYGGGGGNRW, from the coding sequence ATGAACATTTTTGTTGCAAAGCTTAGTTTTGATACTCATGAAGAGGATCTAAGAGAAGCTTTTGAAGCTTATGGCGAAGTATCATCCGCCAAAATCATTATGGATAAATTCACTGGTAAATCCAAAGGCTTTGGGTTCATCGAAATGGACAATGACGAAGAAGGCCAGAATGCAATTGATGGCTTAAATGATACCGAGTTTGATGGAAGAACGATCGTAGTTAAGAAGGCAGAACCTCGTGAAAGTCGCGGCGGCGGCGGCGGCGGTCGTGGTGGAAACCGTGGCGGTGGCGGCGGTTACGGCGGCGGAAACCGTGGCGGTGGCGGCGGTTACGGCGGTGGCGGCGGAAACCGTGGCGGTGGCGGCGGTTACGGCGGCGGCGGTGGAAACCGTTGGTAA
- the metF gene encoding methylenetetrahydrofolate reductase [NAD(P)H] codes for MKVTEYIEKAAGQTLISFEVLPPLKGGSMKAIFETLDPLMEFKPPFIDVTYHREEFLYKKRESGYYEKTAIRKRPGTVGICASIMHRYGVDAVPHLICGGFTLEDTENALIDLNFLNIKNVLALRGDARQFEGKFIQEEGGHAYALDLIKQIADMNRGKYLDSNIENGEKTDFCIGIAGYPEKHFESPNMALDLTYTKAKIDAGANYIVTQMFFDNQKYFEYVKQCRAAGINVPIVPGLKPLTKVYQINSLPRLFHIDLPSDLVNEATKAKTAEARRQVGVEWCAEQSKELKAAGVPCLHYYTMGDSDTIREIVEQVY; via the coding sequence ATGAAGGTTACCGAATACATTGAGAAGGCAGCTGGTCAGACCTTGATTTCATTTGAAGTACTCCCCCCTTTAAAGGGAGGCAGCATGAAAGCGATCTTTGAGACCCTGGATCCTTTGATGGAATTCAAACCACCCTTTATTGATGTCACCTATCACAGGGAGGAATTCCTTTATAAAAAAAGGGAAAGCGGCTATTATGAAAAAACGGCCATTAGGAAACGTCCTGGAACGGTTGGCATCTGTGCTTCTATTATGCACAGATACGGCGTGGATGCTGTTCCCCACCTCATTTGTGGCGGTTTTACCTTGGAGGATACAGAAAATGCCTTGATTGACCTCAACTTCCTCAATATCAAGAATGTGCTAGCTTTGAGGGGCGATGCTCGACAATTTGAAGGCAAATTTATCCAGGAAGAAGGAGGCCATGCTTATGCTCTTGACCTCATCAAGCAAATTGCCGACATGAACCGGGGAAAATACCTTGATTCCAACATTGAGAATGGGGAAAAAACCGACTTCTGCATTGGCATTGCTGGCTATCCGGAGAAACATTTTGAGTCACCCAATATGGCACTTGATTTGACCTATACCAAAGCAAAAATTGATGCTGGCGCCAATTATATTGTCACCCAAATGTTTTTTGACAATCAAAAATACTTTGAATATGTCAAACAGTGCAGGGCTGCGGGCATTAATGTGCCTATTGTTCCGGGTTTAAAACCTTTAACCAAGGTTTACCAAATTAATTCGCTTCCTCGCCTTTTCCATATCGACCTTCCTTCTGATCTGGTCAATGAGGCGACAAAAGCAAAAACTGCGGAGGCCCGTCGCCAGGTAGGTGTCGAGTGGTGCGCCGAGCAATCAAAGGAATTGAAAGCGGCTGGTGTGCCTTGCTTGCATTATTATACGATGGGGGATTCGGATACCATCAGGGAAATTGTGGAACAGGTATATTGA
- a CDS encoding TetR/AcrR family transcriptional regulator has protein sequence MSPRTKQQNEAIRQRSIATIREAALEVFAKYGYHSASITQIAKEAGVSKGLLYNYFASKEELLQSIVQEAMEANEASWLKSLESDLPPFEKLKKATENTIDLVKSNLHHWRLLTALSFQPDVFKSMEEMLTAKRVEYIQKIAELFIQMGIAEPEKEVFYFGAFLDGIFLHYMNMEEAYPLDDMKNMILERYESYAQK, from the coding sequence ATGTCACCACGTACCAAGCAACAAAATGAAGCCATCAGGCAACGCAGTATAGCGACCATCAGAGAAGCAGCACTTGAGGTATTTGCCAAGTATGGCTATCACAGCGCATCTATTACCCAGATTGCCAAAGAAGCAGGTGTTTCTAAAGGGCTTTTATATAATTATTTCGCAAGTAAAGAAGAATTACTCCAAAGCATTGTGCAGGAAGCCATGGAAGCCAATGAAGCATCTTGGCTGAAATCCCTTGAAAGCGACCTTCCTCCATTCGAAAAATTAAAAAAAGCCACCGAAAACACCATAGATTTAGTCAAATCCAACTTGCACCATTGGAGACTCCTGACAGCCCTTTCCTTTCAGCCCGACGTTTTTAAAAGTATGGAAGAGATGCTCACGGCAAAGCGGGTTGAATATATCCAAAAAATAGCTGAGCTATTTATTCAAATGGGTATAGCCGAACCGGAGAAAGAAGTCTTTTATTTTGGTGCTTTTTTGGATGGTATTTTTCTACACTACATGAATATGGAAGAGGCCTACCCGCTAGATGATATGAAAAATATGATTTTGGAACGCTATGAATCCTATGCCCAAAAATAA
- a CDS encoding porin family protein: MRTMSKVFLTFCISMTAILATAQTSLGLRIGTNWSNVRTSEALGNATPNFKNLSGFTIAAVLEIPVISQFSIQSEIGLTQKGFVLNEGFDAPLFGVDLPVGVTAETKFDYLEIPLLAKYQFGENRLKAYVAVGPNVGYALKGKVDTKTNILVGIDLGSTDINLDGEDFNRFEIGATGALGASYDAGFATLFADARYNHGFSEVYNLPLVDEKVKSKSFGLNIGLTVPLNK; this comes from the coding sequence ATGAGAACGATGTCCAAAGTATTCCTGACTTTTTGTATTAGCATGACGGCTATTTTAGCTACTGCCCAGACCTCTTTGGGTCTAAGAATTGGAACCAATTGGAGTAATGTAAGAACATCTGAGGCGCTAGGTAATGCAACGCCAAATTTTAAAAACCTTAGCGGCTTTACCATAGCCGCAGTACTAGAAATACCTGTTATCAGTCAATTTTCCATCCAATCAGAAATCGGTCTTACACAGAAAGGCTTCGTCTTAAATGAAGGATTTGATGCCCCTTTATTTGGGGTTGATTTGCCGGTGGGCGTTACAGCCGAAACCAAGTTCGATTACCTGGAGATCCCCCTTCTGGCAAAATACCAATTCGGCGAAAACCGCCTGAAAGCTTATGTCGCAGTAGGCCCCAATGTCGGATATGCTTTGAAAGGGAAAGTAGATACCAAGACTAATATCTTAGTTGGTATTGACCTGGGTTCAACTGATATCAACCTGGATGGCGAAGATTTTAATCGCTTTGAAATTGGCGCCACCGGTGCCCTTGGCGCAAGCTATGATGCCGGATTTGCTACCCTTTTTGCGGATGCACGCTACAATCATGGCTTTAGCGAAGTATATAATTTGCCACTAGTGGACGAAAAAGTAAAATCCAAAAGCTTCGGACTGAATATCGGTTTAACGGTACCGCTCAATAAATAA
- a CDS encoding M14 family metallopeptidase: MIKKLTWIICLLGNSIFLQAQLQSPDQFLPHALGENFTPHHLLVDYFEHVAANSELVKLKRFGYTSEDRPLLQAFISTPENLARLESIRINNLRRTGLMEGAVDPALDVAIVWLSYSVHGNEAAGSESSMGVIYELTRPDNMDTKAWLKNTVVIMDPSINPDGYSRYTHWYRRVTNKITNTNPAAREHDEPWPGGRVNHYMFDLNRDWAWQTQIESQQRLKEYRQWYPHIHADLHEQSYNDPYYFAPAARPYHEYLTDWQAKFQIEIGKNHAKYFDKEGWLYFTKEVFDLLYPSYGDTYPMFTGAIGMTYEQGGSGRAGKAIIRDSGDTLSLKDRVVHHLTTSLSTVEMASKNAPRLIQQFSEFFQTAQTNPKGQYKTYIIKGSNPAGKLKRLTALLDKNGIQYGRAKAAMNNLKVLDYQNGQQTTISLSTNDLLISAYQPLSVLTQTLFDPSAKIEDSLTYDITAWALPYAYGLTTFASAQKIELITGYTYPSIPTNNGTEQAYAYLVPWESVGDAQFLAQLLRKGIKVRYATAPFTIEGVSYEPGTLIMNRADNRKNVSFDATVKALAQSQHQVIKGITTGFSEHGPDLGSDAMHVIQTPEVVILSEEGVSPNAFGQVWYYFEQVLNYPTNIIYKNDFARLNLDDYNLLVLPSGNYNFSDNELKKLSTWLGEGGRLIAQGAALQAFEGKSGFGLKSFESKEAEEKNKKAQEEAELSERLLPYAGGGRREISQSLPGAIFRLQMDNSHPLGYGLGHQYFTLKTGTDAYPYQTGMSNVGIVGKKPLTSGFVGIKALEELEETMVFAVERKGRGSITYMVDNPLFRGFWDNGLFLFSNAVFFVGN, translated from the coding sequence ATGATAAAAAAACTCACCTGGATCATTTGCCTGCTAGGAAACAGCATTTTCCTTCAGGCTCAATTGCAATCTCCCGATCAATTTTTGCCACATGCATTGGGAGAGAACTTCACCCCTCATCACTTATTAGTAGATTATTTTGAACATGTAGCCGCGAATAGTGAGTTAGTGAAGTTAAAACGATTTGGCTATACCAGTGAAGATCGTCCTTTGTTGCAGGCCTTTATTTCAACGCCTGAAAACCTGGCTAGGCTCGAATCGATACGCATCAATAACCTCCGAAGAACAGGGCTTATGGAAGGCGCTGTGGACCCAGCCCTGGACGTCGCCATTGTCTGGCTAAGTTATAGTGTACATGGCAATGAAGCAGCAGGCAGTGAAAGCTCGATGGGCGTCATTTACGAACTGACCAGGCCAGACAATATGGACACCAAGGCCTGGCTAAAGAATACGGTGGTCATTATGGACCCTTCGATTAACCCTGATGGTTATTCTCGTTATACCCATTGGTATCGAAGGGTTACCAATAAAATTACCAATACCAATCCGGCAGCCCGGGAACATGATGAACCATGGCCAGGTGGGCGCGTCAATCATTATATGTTCGACCTCAACCGGGATTGGGCCTGGCAGACACAAATTGAATCACAACAACGGCTGAAAGAATATCGTCAATGGTATCCCCATATTCACGCCGATTTGCATGAGCAATCTTACAATGATCCTTATTATTTTGCCCCTGCTGCACGCCCCTATCATGAATACCTTACCGATTGGCAAGCCAAGTTTCAAATAGAAATTGGAAAAAACCACGCAAAATATTTTGATAAAGAAGGATGGCTGTACTTCACCAAAGAAGTATTCGATCTCTTATATCCTAGTTATGGCGATACCTATCCCATGTTTACCGGCGCCATTGGAATGACTTATGAGCAGGGAGGTAGCGGCCGTGCAGGGAAAGCGATTATCCGCGATAGCGGGGATACGCTTAGCCTAAAGGACCGGGTTGTCCATCACCTGACGACCTCCCTCTCAACCGTAGAGATGGCTTCAAAAAATGCTCCCCGCTTGATCCAGCAGTTTAGTGAATTCTTCCAAACCGCTCAAACCAATCCGAAAGGGCAATACAAAACCTATATTATTAAAGGAAGTAATCCTGCGGGCAAGCTCAAGCGACTCACTGCCTTACTTGACAAAAATGGTATTCAGTATGGGCGAGCCAAGGCGGCCATGAACAACCTAAAAGTCCTTGATTACCAAAACGGCCAGCAAACGACGATCAGTCTCAGCACAAACGACCTGCTGATCAGTGCCTATCAGCCACTTTCGGTCCTTACCCAAACATTATTCGATCCTAGTGCGAAGATAGAAGATTCGCTCACCTACGACATTACGGCTTGGGCCTTGCCCTATGCTTATGGGCTAACAACCTTTGCCAGCGCTCAGAAAATCGAGTTGATAACTGGCTATACCTACCCATCGATCCCCACTAACAATGGTACTGAGCAAGCCTATGCTTATCTAGTCCCTTGGGAATCCGTCGGAGATGCTCAATTCCTTGCACAATTACTTCGGAAAGGTATCAAAGTGCGATACGCCACGGCTCCTTTTACCATCGAAGGTGTTTCGTATGAACCAGGGACCTTGATTATGAATCGTGCCGACAACCGGAAAAATGTGTCCTTTGATGCCACTGTAAAAGCCCTGGCTCAATCGCAGCATCAAGTCATCAAAGGTATTACCACTGGCTTCTCGGAGCATGGCCCGGATTTGGGTTCGGACGCCATGCATGTGATCCAAACCCCGGAAGTGGTTATCCTTTCAGAAGAGGGGGTATCACCAAATGCCTTTGGCCAAGTTTGGTATTACTTTGAACAGGTTTTGAACTATCCGACCAACATTATCTATAAAAATGATTTCGCTAGATTAAATCTCGACGATTACAATCTGCTGGTTCTCCCGAGCGGCAACTATAACTTTAGCGATAATGAGCTTAAAAAATTAAGTACTTGGCTAGGTGAGGGCGGAAGGTTAATCGCCCAAGGTGCAGCACTCCAAGCGTTTGAAGGCAAAAGTGGTTTTGGATTAAAGTCATTTGAATCCAAAGAAGCCGAAGAAAAAAATAAAAAGGCACAGGAAGAGGCTGAACTTAGTGAACGGTTGCTGCCCTATGCTGGAGGAGGGCGGCGAGAGATTAGTCAGTCTTTGCCAGGAGCTATCTTTAGATTGCAGATGGACAACTCTCACCCATTAGGCTATGGACTTGGCCATCAATACTTTACACTAAAAACGGGTACGGACGCCTATCCATATCAAACCGGCATGAGCAACGTTGGTATCGTAGGTAAAAAGCCTTTGACTTCCGGTTTTGTAGGGATAAAAGCGCTAGAAGAATTAGAAGAAACCATGGTTTTTGCTGTGGAGCGAAAAGGAAGGGGTAGTATCACCTATATGGTCGACAACCCTTTATTTAGGGGATTTTGGGATAACGGGCTGTTTTTGTTTAGTAATGCTGTATTTTTTGTAGGCAATTAA